The following DNA comes from Sorex araneus isolate mSorAra2 chromosome 5, mSorAra2.pri, whole genome shotgun sequence.
GCTTAGCTGACGTCCCTCGGCCACTCAGCAGACTGAGGTGAAGGAAGAGGAGCGAGGGTACCGCCTGCTGTCCAGCGCCGGCCTCTCCGGGGAGCCGGGCCCGTGTCCTCACctcgccaccccctccccctgccctggccccaggaCACCTGATGCTCCTCTGAAAGGTGCACCTCACCCTGTcccccctcctggccccaggcTGGCACTCCGGCCCCAGATCTGGTtacgggccccccgccccccgcttgaACCCACACAACCCCCACATTGTTGCCTTCGGAAAGTTATCTGGCTCTCCTGGGCCAGGCCTCCACTCACGGGGGGCTGGACCCAGAGTCCAGGGAATAGGTGGGGGCCCTGGAAAAAAGGAGGAGCCCCTCGGGGACCCTCGAAAGGGCGTGGCCCAGGGCCTGTGGATGGGTGGGGAGCTGACAAAGCTGGGGTTTTCCGGGCCGAGAGGGGGCTTGGCCCCATGACTGTCCCTAGGCAGTGCCACCCCTGTacatgccacacacacatgcacacacacacacacacacgcacacaccaggGTCTGCGAGGAGCCAGCGGTGGGGGCTCTGCAGGGGAGTCTGCAGGGCTGCTCCCCCTGACTCAGCAGGCACCCCTGCAGGCGCAGCCCCGGGCGAGGACAGGTTGGGGGGCTGGGTCTCTGTGCCAGACAAGATGACGGGGCAGTCTCCCAAAGCCCGGCGCCTGCCCCATCTCCCGCGTCCAGCCACTGGGCGAAGGGCAGCGCCTCGGGACACGCGAGCCCGGGGAAGGCCCGGGTGGGGAGAGACCGGGAACCCCAGGAAAGCCACGGAGCGCGGCGGACGAGCAGAAGTTGATGAAGGGCAGGACGGGTGGCAGCCACCTCCCCCCGAGTCGCGGGGCGCGGGTCCTCAGCccctgggggccaggagggaggcaggggggccACTCCCGTGCGGTTTCCCGGGTCGAGGGCCCCCtcgagcctccctccctcccctcctgccggCCCCAGACCACCCCCCGCGCTCCTAAGGGCTTCTGCTTGGGTGGAAGTTTGCCGCGCCGCCCCGGCCCGGGTGGCAAGCAGCGCCTGGCTGCAGCGAGCGGGTCCGGCGGCGGCTACCTGGGTCACCGTCTCCGTCCATCGCTGCACAGGGCGGTCGCgagaggaggggccggagcgctGCGGGGCGGCCGGTGTCCGGCGGCGACGGCGAGTCCAGGCGCTGCCCGCGTCTGGGTCGGGGCCGGCGGCCGCGCCTCTTAaaggcccccgccccgcccctcggcccccgccccgccttcgcccgcgcccgccgccccgccggcccgcgcCCGTTTCCCGGCCGACCGGGAGGCTGGGAAAGGTCAGCAGTGtttgctttctgcttttttttttttattagggggGGTCCGatcgcggggggagggggcgcgtcTCCCGGCGTCCCcctggggtgggtgctgggaagAGGCGAAGGGGGCAAGGAGAGTCTGGGGTCAAACGGAGGATGCGGGCAGCGGGCCCGGCGGAGGGAGGGGGTCGGGGCGCCCCACACACGCGCCCCCGGGTAACCGTGCACGTTACGTGGCCGCGGGGCCGAGGAGTGGGGTCGGCGTCCCCGGCCCCGCACGTAGGAGCGCGACGCGGGAACAGAGCGAGCCGCagcagcgcggggcggggcctggccggcGGCcttcgggggcggggcctgagcgaCGCCGGGACCTGATTGGAGCCAGGCTTTGAGCGGCGAGATCCGATTGGAGGGCCGgggtcctgggggcggggcccggcgggggcggggtctgCTCTGACTCCCGCAGGCGTCCTCGGCGGCGTCTCAGCGGGGTCACGCAGCGGCGCGGGCGCCCGTGGGGGTGGGCGCCGGGGCCCGTGGGAGTGGGTGCCGGGAGCGCCGCGGCGAGTACGTGagccggcggggccgggcggcgcaGGCCAGGCGCCGGAGCTGGGGCTGCCACTGGTGCGCGGGCGCCGAGCCGGGTGGGGGGCGCGCCTGGAAGGcccggcgcggggtggggggaggcgggcggcGACCCCGGAGCCCTcacggcgcggggcggggggcgcggaggCGCtttcccgccgccccccgcgaTCGGGAGGGCGAGGCCTGCGCCCTGGGGCCCTGCCCGGAGCCGGGGGTGCGTGCCCCGCGCAGCCCCCCACGGGCCCCCGCCTTCTGACTTGGGAGGACGGGGACGGAGAGAAGGCTCTGGACCACGGGACTCGGGCTCCGTCCTGCCCCGGGCCGGTGTCCCTGACCTCTGGGCAGGTCCTGGCTCCCCTCCCGGCCTCCGCAGCCTCCTTTCAAGGCCCGTGGTGCGGGAGCCCTCAAAACCAGCGCCCTGGGCGCAGGGACAGGACCGCTGGcagggccgacccgggctcgatcccgggcatcccgtggggtcccccgagcccccgccaggagtggtccctgaactcaAGGGCTAGTGGAAGCCCTGGGCATGCCGGGGTGGCCCGTAAACAAGACTCAGAGCTCAGGGGATGAGGGGGACGAACTCACCTTTACTGACAAATCCCGTATCAGATGCTCCTGTTAGCCCACCCCAGGAGCTAAGCCCCTCGCTGGCTGCATTTTACAGGGGACGACACGAAGGCCCCCCCGGACACATGACTCCAGAGAGAGTAAACAGCAGAAGCGGGTCGGGGATCTCCACCCCGGCCTTGCTGGAGAGAGGCCAGTGTCCagtgcagctttttttttttttcaattaaaaaaatttttttttaatttttaaatttttaaaaatattttggtccacacccggcgatgctcaggggttactcctggctgggcgcGGGGAACccactgggatgctggggatggaacccgggtggccGGCGCGGTGGCCCCCTAGCACAGCTCTCCCTCACCCCAGGAGGCACAGCCATGGCGGTGGAGAACATCAACGAGCTGCCGGAGAACATCCTGCTGGAGCTGTTCACGCACGTGCCGGCCCGCCAGCTGCTGCTGCGCTGCCGCCTGGTCTGCAGCCTCTGGCGCGACCTCATCGACGTGGTGACCCTGTGGAAGCGCAAGTGCCTGCGAGAGGGCTTCATCACCGAGGACTGGGACCAGCCCGTGGCCGACTGGAAGGTCTTCTACTTCCTGCGCAGCCTGCGCCGGAATCTCCTGCACAACCCCTGCGCTGAAGGTGCGGCTTGGAGCAGGGTcagcccgcccgcgccccccccccccccccacacacacacactgtccctgtACTCGGCACCTCCTGCTGGCCAGGCCCTTTAGTGCTTTCACTCCCTCACTCTCACTGTGGGCCTGTAAGGTGGGGACGGTGGCGTAGAACCATTTCTCAGATGCACAAACTGAGGTCACAAGTggcatttcttatttatttatttatttatttttgctttttgggtcacacccaacaatgctcagtgtttactcctgacaatgcactcaggaattacccctggccgtgctcgggggaccctatgggatgctgagaattgaacccaggttggctgcgtgcaaggcaaacgccctaccctgctgtgctgttgctccagccccacaagtggCATTTCTTATCCCACTCTTCAGACTGTTTGTTTCCCTGGTGACCTTGCCTGGGACTCAGTGTCAGCAGCCAGTTGGGACTAACTGTGCCCAAGATACAGAAAATCAGAGTTGGTGTTTTGTTGGCCCGGTTCCCAGACTGCACGGCTGGTCCTGGCACCGGCCCGGAGGGTACCAAGGGCCCTGCCTGTGGCAGCAGGGGAGACCCCCTGTTCTCTGTAAGGGGGTCACAGCCCCTTCTTTGCTGCTCTGTCCTGACCTGGGCTCGGCCCTGGGCTGCAGTGGGAGCCTGGGTGTCCAGCCCCAGGCCACGCTTCGGAGTGATGACGCAGCAGCTCTGGCGTCTCTGACGTCTGCCGCCCTGGACGCGCCCCCACCGCCAGCCGCGCTCCTAAGCTGCTGCTGTCATCCTGTACGGTCCCTGCGCCAAATCCCGGCCGAGGAGTCCAGAGCCTGCTAGAGGGTTCTCTCAGGGTGAacgtgtgggggccggagcgaccctacagcaggaagggcacttgccttgcacaaggcccacctgggttcgatccctgacacccccatatgggcctctgagccccaccaggcatgatccctgagcgctgccagctTTGACCCAACTCCCcgtaatatatacataatttatatattttatatataaatgttttatatataaaagtatatacttatgtattatatatatttgtgttttttattatttttgatcttTACAGAAAactgcacaggggctggaggtaGTACCTTGGGAAGGgccgttgccttgcacgcagccagccccggtttgatccccagcagcccctatGGTCTCAGAGCTCCACTAGTAgttccagagtgcagaggcaggagtgttccctgagcattgctgggtgtggcccaacctccccgCTCCCACACCCgcaaaataaaatagtgatttgggccagagctatagtgcagcaggtgggcCATTCGCCTTGCATACgccagcttgggtttgatccccaccgttgcgtatggtcccctgagcaccagcaggagtttctcctgagtgcagagccaggagtgacctctgagcattgccaggtgtgcccctcccccccaaaaaaaaaataatgaaaaaaccTGCACAGCCCTTGCTCTGAGCCCAGTCCGTGGAAGACAAACCAAGGTGCAGAGAGGTAAAGCCATTTACCTGGGGTCACACAGCCCACTGATGACACAGCTGGGAAGCCAGGCTCCACTGGTTTCACTGGGGGGCAGTGTTGGGACCTGGGCTGGGGATGCGCGGGTAGCAGCTAATGGGAGGCGGGCTCTGGGGCTACCGGTAACCTTGGAGGGGCCACCCTTTGACGCGGGGACCCCTGTCTCCCCACAGAGGGCTTTGAATTCTGGAGCCTGGACGTGAACGGAGGGGACGAGTGGAAGGTGGAGAACCTGCCCGGAGACCAGAGGAAGGAATTCCCCAATGACCAGGTCAAGAGATACTTCGTGACTTCTTATTAGTAAGATACAAGGCCCGAGGGTGGGGCGGGTAAGCCCAGGTCACTCCATCCTGGGGCCTCTCCCGCTCGGGGACAGGCCGTCCTAGCCCCCCAGGGCCCTAGTGATGAGCCCCAAACCCTCCCACTGCTCCCCTGCGTGCCCCCCCGCCCAGCACCTGCCTCAAGTCCCAGGTGGTGGACCTCAAGGCCGAAGGGTATTGGGAGGAGCTGATGGACACCACACGGCCGGACATCGAGGTCAAGGATTGGTGAGTGCCTGgggcgaggggctggggggggggctgccactccggcgccccgccccccaccctgccccccacctcccaggccctGACCGGCTGGCCCCTCTGCTTGCAGGTTCGCGGCCAGGCCAGACTGCGGGTCCAAGTACCAGCTGTGCGTCCAGCTGCTGTCGTCCGCGCACGCGCCTCTGGGTACCTTCCAGCCAGACCCCGCGACCATCCAGAAAAAGAGCGACGCCAAGTGGCGGGAGGTGTGTGTCCTGTCCCAGGGGCAGGGGGGGACGCTGCCCCCAGCTGCAGCCGCCGTGCCAGCTCTCAGCGCTGAGCGTGTCCGAGGCCCCGCAGAGAGAGGGTGACGGTCCCTTCAGACCCGCAGGGGTCAAGGCATTTGCTGTTGTTCCTTGTTCCTATTATTAATTGTTCCTGCTTAAAAAAGGCCCCAGGTAAGGATTTTAGGCTCAGATGGGGGGTTGGAAGAAGAATTTCAGTTTGTGCAGATGATTCTGTCGTATCTGTTCAGTGCTGTCTTTGTGTTAATGGAAGTAGCTTTAGACAATGTAACCAAATGCAGAtagctgtgttccaataaaacttgaTAAAAATAGGCAGTGGGTCCCGAGGCCGTGGTGTGCCAGTTCCTGATCCAGGCCAGTGCTGCCCGGCGCTGGAGAGGGCCTGGACCCTAGAACCTGCCCTGGACGGTGGCCGGTGCCCGCCTCGGACTCCTGTGATCACGTGGCCTGTGGTTCCCGCGCGACTGGTCCTTGCTGCCCAGCTGTGGTACTGACCACTTGCCAGAGTGCCTGAGGACCCTTCGGGCTGCAGATCTCCCAGCAGGATGTTGCTCTGCTTGacggatgaggaaactgaggcagagcaaGGGGCGATACAGTTCTGCTGATGCCTGGTGCAGCCTGTCCTCGCTGACCACCCAGGCAGTGCCGCCCACGGGGAGGGCGCCCtgacctctctccctcctctgcccacccctgcccgccccccacccccacccccacccctcccaggtcTCCCACACCTTCTCCAACTACCCGCCGGGCGTCCGTTACATCTGGTTTCAGCACGGCGGCGTGGACACTCACTACTGGGCCGGCTGGTACGGTCCCAGGGTCACCAACAGCAGCATCACCATCGGGCCCTCGCCGCCCTGacgcccccccgcgccccgccctccATCGAGGCCTGACTGGTAAACACAGCTGGCAGAGAGGGTCCGCGGGTTCCCTGGCGTCTCATGGCCTTGCAGAGCCTCCCCGTCTGGGCAGCCCTAGAACGCTGAGGCTGGGGGGTCGCTCTCCACCCCAGGCCTCAGCCCGCATGGGCCCCCTTACAGTGCTCCGGCTGCTGATTGGGCTGGGGCGGGTCTCCCCCACCAGCCTCTTCTCTGCCATTGTCTCAGGCCTCGGTCCCTCTgtcctgcacccccgcccccagccagacATTGGTGCCAGAAGGGACCAGGCCTGGTCCCCCTCAGCACACTCGTGCCATGCTACACACTCCGTCTGGTCAAAGGGGGTGGCCGGAGAGTAGCCCTGGTGACAATAGGGGCAGCTTCGGGCTccagtgcaggggggaggggggagggctgacAGCTACCCTGTGGGGGCTTCTGCACCTGGTCACCTGGGACAGGTCAGGGCAAGGGGACACAGGGGAGGGCGGTCTGGGAGCTGGGTGGATGGAGATTTTCAGGTATCCCTCGTCACCTCCATGCCAGGGCCAGGCTTCCCGGGGCTTGGAGAACATGTCACGGCCCTCGCCCACCTTGGACCACGCTGACCTGTCCCCGCGGTCGGAAGGACACGGTGTCTGGACCCCACCCCTGCTGTGTGCATCCCAATAAAAGGTGTTCCCAGCCCCCTGTGCCTCTGGTTTCTGGTGCAAGGGCAAACttcagcgggggaggggggccttgCCCAGACCCGCAGCCGGCcagcaggggtggagaggggctggCACCCCAGAATGGGAGTCGACCCCGGTCCGGTCCAGCATCCTGGGGCTCGGGCCGGCCCCGGATAGAAGGCGCCCAGGCTGGGGAGCAGCTCTGCGCCCTCGCGCTTCCGCCCCGCGTCTCTGCCAAGAGCCTGAAGACACTGCGCGAAGCCGCAggtttgcacgcggccg
Coding sequences within:
- the FBXO44 gene encoding F-box only protein 44 isoform X2, with the translated sequence MAVENINELPENILLELFTHVPARQLLLRCRLVCSLWRDLIDVVTLWKRKCLREGFITEDWDQPVADWKVFYFLRSLRRNLLHNPCAEEGFEFWSLDVNGGDEWKVENLPGDQRKEFPNDQVRGQARLRVQVPAVRPAAVVRARASGYLPARPRDHPEKERRQVAGGLPHLLQLPAGRPLHLVSARRRGHSLLGRLVRSQGHQQQHHHRALAALTPPRAPPSIEA
- the FBXO44 gene encoding F-box only protein 44 isoform X1 — protein: MAVENINELPENILLELFTHVPARQLLLRCRLVCSLWRDLIDVVTLWKRKCLREGFITEDWDQPVADWKVFYFLRSLRRNLLHNPCAEEGFEFWSLDVNGGDEWKVENLPGDQRKEFPNDQVKRYFVTSYYTCLKSQVVDLKAEGYWEELMDTTRPDIEVKDWFAARPDCGSKYQLCVQLLSSAHAPLGTFQPDPATIQKKSDAKWREVSHTFSNYPPGVRYIWFQHGGVDTHYWAGWYGPRVTNSSITIGPSPP